Proteins from one Stenotrophomonas aracearum genomic window:
- a CDS encoding YkgJ family cysteine cluster protein, which yields MSHPCMTCGACCTQYRVAFHWMESDEVTPGGVPHQLTEPLDPHRLCMRGTLSKPVRCVALDAEIGVYSRCSIHPNRPSVCREVDASWEFGKASPQCDKARAIHGLPALSLESWAWRDAPDHPDAA from the coding sequence ATGTCCCATCCCTGCATGACCTGCGGCGCCTGCTGTACCCAGTACCGCGTGGCGTTCCATTGGATGGAATCGGACGAGGTCACCCCCGGCGGCGTACCGCACCAGCTGACCGAACCGCTCGACCCGCACCGCCTGTGCATGCGCGGCACCCTGTCCAAGCCGGTGCGCTGCGTGGCGCTGGACGCGGAGATCGGCGTGTATTCCCGCTGCAGCATCCATCCCAACCGGCCCAGCGTGTGCCGTGAGGTGGACGCGTCGTGGGAGTTCGGCAAGGCCAGCCCGCAGTGCGACAAGGCGCGGGCGATCCATGGCCTGCCGGCGCTGAGCCTGGAAAGCTGGGCCTGGCGCGACGCGCCGGATCACCCGGACGCCGCGTAA
- the oleC gene encoding olefin beta-lactone synthetase: protein MNSPTNIAARLPELARERPDQIAIRCPGKPGPDGMARYDVTLDYRTLDARSDAMAAGLAAYGIGRGVRAVVMVRPSPEFFLLMFALFKNGAVPVLVDPGIDKRALKQCLDEAQPEAFIGIGLAHVARLVLRWCPGAKRLVTVGRRWGWGGTTLAQLEADGARQPQPMAATDGEDVAALLFTSGSTGVPKGVVYRHRHFVGQVELLRSAFGMEPGGIDLPTFPPFALFDPALGLTSVIPDMDPTRPAKADPRKLHDAIKRFGVTQLFGSPALMRVLADHGQPLPGVRRVTSAGAPVPPDVVARIRRLLPDDAQFWTPYGATECLPVAVIEGRELESTRQATEAGAGTCVGRVVAPNQVRIIAIDDAPLPAWSQVREVATGVVGEITVAGPTATDSYFNRPQATAAAKITETLADGSTRVVHRMGDVGYFDADGRLWFCGRKTQRVETAHGPLYTEQVEPVFNALDGIARTALVGFGAAGAQLPVLCYELQPGTADSPALQQRLRDEAAAHAGTVRIERFLPHPGFPVDIRHNAKIGREKLAVWAATRMEQHA, encoded by the coding sequence ATGAACAGCCCGACCAACATCGCCGCGCGCCTGCCCGAACTGGCCCGTGAACGCCCCGACCAGATCGCCATCCGCTGCCCCGGGAAACCGGGCCCGGACGGCATGGCGCGCTACGACGTGACCCTGGATTACCGCACCCTGGATGCCCGCAGCGACGCCATGGCCGCCGGCCTGGCTGCCTACGGCATCGGCCGCGGGGTGCGTGCGGTGGTGATGGTGCGGCCCTCGCCGGAGTTCTTCCTGCTGATGTTCGCGCTGTTCAAGAACGGCGCGGTGCCGGTGCTGGTCGACCCCGGCATCGACAAGCGCGCGCTGAAGCAGTGCCTGGACGAAGCGCAACCTGAAGCCTTCATCGGCATCGGCCTGGCCCATGTGGCGCGATTGGTACTGCGCTGGTGCCCGGGGGCGAAGCGCCTGGTCACGGTCGGGCGGCGCTGGGGCTGGGGCGGCACCACCCTGGCCCAGCTGGAAGCCGACGGCGCGCGCCAGCCGCAGCCAATGGCCGCCACCGACGGCGAGGACGTGGCCGCGCTGCTGTTCACCAGCGGCTCCACCGGCGTGCCCAAGGGCGTGGTCTACCGGCACCGCCATTTCGTCGGCCAGGTCGAACTGCTGCGCTCGGCGTTCGGCATGGAACCGGGCGGCATCGACCTGCCCACCTTCCCGCCATTCGCCCTGTTCGACCCGGCGCTGGGCCTGACCTCGGTCATTCCCGACATGGACCCCACCCGCCCGGCCAAGGCCGACCCGCGCAAACTGCATGACGCGATCAAACGCTTCGGGGTGACCCAGCTGTTTGGTTCGCCGGCGCTGATGCGGGTGCTGGCCGACCATGGCCAGCCGCTGCCCGGCGTGCGCCGGGTGACCTCGGCCGGTGCGCCGGTGCCGCCCGACGTGGTGGCGCGCATCCGCCGGCTGCTGCCCGACGACGCCCAGTTCTGGACCCCCTACGGCGCCACCGAGTGCCTACCGGTGGCGGTGATCGAAGGTCGCGAGCTGGAAAGCACGCGCCAGGCCACCGAAGCCGGCGCCGGCACCTGCGTGGGCCGGGTGGTGGCGCCGAACCAGGTGCGCATCATCGCCATCGACGACGCGCCGCTGCCGGCATGGTCGCAGGTGCGCGAGGTGGCCACCGGCGTGGTCGGCGAAATCACCGTGGCCGGCCCCACCGCCACCGACAGCTACTTCAACCGTCCGCAGGCCACCGCTGCGGCCAAGATCACTGAAACCCTGGCCGACGGCAGCACCCGCGTCGTACACCGCATGGGCGATGTCGGCTACTTCGACGCCGACGGCCGGCTGTGGTTCTGCGGGCGCAAGACGCAGCGCGTGGAAACCGCGCACGGCCCGCTGTACACCGAACAGGTGGAGCCGGTGTTCAACGCACTGGACGGCATCGCGCGCACCGCGCTGGTCGGCTTCGGCGCCGCCGGTGCGCAGCTGCCGGTGCTCTGCTACGAACTGCAGCCGGGCACCGCCGATTCGCCCGCGCTGCAGCAACGCCTGCGCGACGAAGCGGCCGCTCACGCGGGCACCGTGCGCATCGAACGCTTCCTGCCGCACCCGGGCTTCCCGGTCGACATCCGCCACAATGCCAAGATCGGCCGCGAGAAACTCGCGGTCTGGGCTGCAACCCGAATGGAACAACACGCATGA
- the oleD gene encoding 2-alkyl-3-oxoalkanoate reductase, with product MKILVTGGGGFLGQALCRGLVARGHEVLSFNRGDYPPLAALGVGQIRGDLADADAVRHAVAGVDAVFHNGAKAGAWGSYESYHLANVVGTDNVIAACRTHGVRTLVYTSTPSVTHRATHPVEGLGADEVPYGEDFQAPYAATKTIAEQRVLAANDATLATVALRPRLIWGPGDQQLVPRLAERARAGRLRFVGDGSNLVDTTYIDNAALAHFLAFEHLAPGAACAGKAYFISNGEPLPMRELLNKLLAAVGAPGVEKSISFKTAYRIGAVAERLWPLLRLKGEPPMTRFLAEQLCTPHWYSMEPARRDFGYVPQVSIDEGLTRLKASSHIQIPITS from the coding sequence ATGAAGATCCTTGTCACCGGCGGTGGTGGTTTCCTCGGCCAGGCGCTGTGCCGTGGCCTGGTCGCGCGCGGCCACGAAGTACTCAGCTTCAACCGCGGCGACTACCCGCCGCTGGCCGCGCTGGGCGTGGGCCAGATCCGCGGCGACCTGGCCGACGCCGACGCGGTGCGCCACGCGGTGGCCGGGGTCGACGCGGTGTTCCACAACGGCGCCAAGGCCGGCGCGTGGGGCAGTTACGAGAGCTACCACCTCGCCAACGTGGTCGGCACCGACAACGTGATTGCCGCTTGCCGCACGCATGGCGTGCGCACGCTGGTGTACACCTCCACGCCCAGCGTCACCCACCGCGCCACCCACCCGGTGGAAGGGCTGGGTGCGGATGAAGTGCCCTACGGCGAAGACTTCCAGGCGCCGTATGCGGCCACCAAGACCATCGCCGAACAGCGCGTACTGGCCGCCAACGATGCAACCCTGGCCACCGTGGCGCTGCGCCCGCGCCTGATCTGGGGCCCGGGCGACCAGCAACTGGTGCCACGCCTGGCCGAACGCGCGCGCGCCGGTCGCCTGCGTTTCGTCGGCGATGGGAGCAACCTGGTCGATACCACCTACATCGACAATGCCGCGCTGGCCCACTTCCTCGCCTTCGAACACCTCGCCCCGGGCGCGGCGTGCGCGGGCAAGGCGTACTTCATTTCCAACGGCGAACCGCTGCCGATGCGCGAGCTGCTCAACAAGCTGTTGGCGGCGGTGGGCGCACCGGGCGTGGAGAAGTCGATCAGCTTCAAGACCGCGTACCGCATTGGTGCGGTGGCCGAACGCCTGTGGCCGCTGCTGCGGCTGAAGGGCGAACCGCCGATGACCCGCTTCCTGGCCGAGCAGCTGTGCACCCCGCACTGGTACAGCATGGAGCCGGCCCGCCGCGACTTCGGCTACGTGCCGCAGGTCAGCATTGACGAGGGTCTCACGAGGCTGAAGGCTTCATCGCACATCCAGATTCCCATCACTTCCTGA
- a CDS encoding DUF1328 domain-containing protein, which translates to MLHYAVIFFVIALIAAVLGFSGIAGAASNIAWILFVVFLILAIISMFRKRG; encoded by the coding sequence ATGCTGCACTACGCCGTAATCTTCTTTGTTATCGCCCTTATTGCGGCAGTGCTCGGTTTCTCCGGCATTGCTGGTGCCGCCAGCAACATCGCCTGGATCCTGTTCGTGGTGTTCCTGATCCTGGCGATCATCTCGATGTTCCGCAAGCGAGGTTAG
- a CDS encoding ubiquinone biosynthesis accessory factor UbiJ codes for MPRSLLSSLKPLAGNALQLALNRTLALDPDTRRALVALDGRHIALTLESPALAMRIGVDGERLTVGPVDPQADPDLAVRSTLGGVLAQLPFLANARRGGDAPAGRVKVSGDAELARRLQQLASRFDPDWQLPFVKVFGEILGVQVANALRSALQHARRGASDLAHSAAEFVTEESRDVVARAELDAFHDDVDVMRDDVERMAARVQRLAQVRA; via the coding sequence ATGCCCCGCTCTTTGCTCTCCTCCCTCAAGCCCCTGGCCGGCAATGCGCTGCAGCTCGCGCTCAATCGCACCTTGGCGCTGGATCCCGATACCCGCCGCGCGCTGGTCGCGCTGGATGGCCGCCATATCGCCCTTACCCTCGAATCGCCCGCGCTGGCGATGCGGATCGGCGTGGACGGCGAGCGCCTCACCGTGGGTCCGGTGGACCCGCAGGCCGACCCGGACCTGGCCGTGCGCAGCACGCTGGGGGGCGTGCTGGCCCAGCTGCCGTTCCTGGCCAACGCACGCCGGGGCGGCGACGCCCCGGCCGGGCGGGTCAAGGTCTCCGGCGATGCCGAACTGGCGCGCCGGCTGCAGCAGCTGGCCAGCCGGTTCGACCCGGACTGGCAGCTGCCGTTCGTGAAAGTCTTTGGCGAAATCCTGGGCGTGCAGGTGGCCAATGCGCTGCGCTCGGCCCTGCAGCATGCGCGCCGTGGCGCGTCCGACCTGGCGCACAGCGCCGCTGAATTTGTCACCGAGGAGTCGCGCGACGTGGTAGCCCGAGCCGAACTGGATGCCTTCCATGACGATGTGGATGTAATGCGCGACGACGTGGAACGCATGGCCGCCCGCGTGCAGCGCCTGGCCCAGGTGCGCGCATGA
- the ubiB gene encoding ubiquinone biosynthesis regulatory protein kinase UbiB: MKAVFRASRIGRVILRYRLDDLLDGTPLEGWLRIAKPFVPRASSDIAAQSRGARLRLALQDLGPIFVKFGQILSTRRDLIPADIANELTLLQDRVKPFDGATAQRIVEQALGRPVAEAFATFDLQPLASASIAQVHAATLADGRQVVVKVLRPDIEKQIDADIALLKSAAALVERAHPRADKIRPREVVAEVENTLAAELDLQREGANASVLRRNWVDSDDLYVPEVIWSHTAERALTLERVWGIPSDDIAALDKAGIDRRALAAKGVRVFYTQVFRDNFFHADAHAGNIWVDTDPMRRDNPRFIALDFGIMGQLSEEDQYYLAENFMAIFNKDYRRMAELHVEAGWMPNNVRIDELEAAARSVCEPYFTRPLSQISLAEVLIKLFRVAQRYELTLQPQLILLQKTLLNIEGVGRQLDPELDIWAVARPVLERILRERYSPRRVLKEMRKRLPEIMTHAPDMPRLVHAWLRQQVEGGHELSMRSRDLEALNVNLQKLQKRAVAAIAGVGLLIVAAVLYGMQPGGWYFGDVPMLSWVSGVAGLFSLGAAWWRR; this comes from the coding sequence ATGAAGGCGGTGTTCCGCGCAAGCCGCATTGGTCGGGTGATCCTGCGCTACCGCCTCGACGATCTGCTGGATGGCACGCCGCTGGAAGGCTGGCTGCGCATTGCCAAGCCGTTCGTGCCGCGCGCCTCGTCCGACATCGCCGCGCAGTCACGGGGCGCGCGCCTGCGCCTGGCGCTGCAGGACCTGGGCCCGATCTTCGTCAAGTTCGGGCAGATCCTGTCCACCCGTCGCGACCTGATCCCGGCCGACATCGCCAACGAACTCACCCTGCTGCAGGACCGGGTCAAGCCGTTCGACGGCGCCACCGCGCAGCGCATCGTCGAACAGGCGCTGGGTCGCCCGGTGGCCGAGGCCTTCGCCACGTTCGACCTGCAGCCGCTGGCCTCGGCCTCGATCGCCCAGGTCCACGCCGCCACCCTGGCCGATGGCCGCCAGGTGGTGGTCAAGGTGCTCCGCCCGGATATCGAAAAGCAGATCGACGCCGACATCGCGCTGCTGAAATCCGCAGCGGCCCTGGTCGAGCGCGCGCACCCGCGCGCCGACAAGATCCGTCCGCGCGAAGTGGTGGCCGAAGTCGAAAACACCCTGGCCGCCGAACTCGACCTGCAGCGCGAAGGCGCCAACGCGAGCGTGCTGCGCCGCAACTGGGTGGACTCGGACGACCTGTACGTGCCCGAGGTGATCTGGAGCCACACCGCCGAACGCGCGCTCACCCTGGAGCGGGTGTGGGGGATTCCCTCCGACGACATCGCCGCGCTGGACAAGGCCGGCATCGACCGCAGGGCGCTCGCTGCCAAGGGCGTGCGCGTGTTCTACACGCAGGTGTTCCGCGACAACTTCTTCCACGCCGACGCGCACGCCGGCAACATCTGGGTCGACACCGACCCGATGCGCCGCGACAACCCGCGCTTCATCGCGCTGGATTTCGGCATCATGGGCCAGCTGTCCGAAGAAGATCAGTACTACCTGGCCGAGAACTTCATGGCCATTTTCAACAAGGACTACCGGCGCATGGCCGAGCTCCACGTTGAAGCCGGCTGGATGCCCAACAACGTGCGCATCGACGAACTCGAAGCCGCCGCGCGTTCGGTGTGCGAGCCGTACTTCACCCGGCCGCTGTCGCAGATCTCGCTGGCCGAAGTGCTGATCAAGCTGTTCCGCGTGGCGCAGCGTTATGAGCTGACCCTGCAGCCGCAGCTGATCCTGCTGCAGAAGACCCTGCTCAACATCGAAGGCGTGGGCCGCCAGCTGGACCCGGAACTGGACATCTGGGCCGTGGCGCGGCCGGTGCTGGAACGCATCCTGCGCGAACGCTACAGCCCGCGTCGGGTGCTGAAGGAAATGCGCAAGCGCCTGCCGGAAATCATGACCCACGCGCCGGACATGCCGCGCCTGGTCCACGCCTGGCTGCGCCAGCAGGTGGAAGGCGGGCATGAGCTGTCGATGCGCTCGCGCGACCTGGAAGCGCTCAACGTCAACCTGCAGAAACTGCAGAAGCGTGCGGTAGCCGCGATTGCAGGTGTCGGCCTGCTGATCGTCGCGGCCGTGCTGTATGGCATGCAGCCGGGTGGCTGGTACTTCGGTGACGTGCCGATGTTGAGCTGGGTGAGCGGTGTGGCCGGGTTGTTCTCGCTGGGCGCGGCGTGGTGGCGGCGATGA
- a CDS encoding pseudouridine synthase, with protein sequence MSEVDAPAEAPVALPPLQLLHVDERLAVVNKPAGLMVHDSKLARGEDDFLADRLREQLGRPIFLVHRLDRATSGCLLLAFDRESASVLGKSLMGGDVIKDYLAICRGWPAEEAFTVDHDLDGGPGKPVKKQAITHFQRVAVGEIPVPMGEFETSRYALLRCQPQTGRFRQIRRHLKHLSHHLIGDTSHGDGRHNRSFRMQGIHRMLLHAERLRFPHLDGTPMDVSAPVDGEFRKAMDLFGW encoded by the coding sequence ATGAGCGAGGTCGACGCGCCGGCCGAAGCGCCGGTGGCGCTGCCGCCGCTGCAGCTGCTGCACGTGGACGAGCGCCTCGCGGTGGTCAACAAGCCTGCGGGGCTGATGGTCCACGACAGCAAGCTGGCGCGTGGCGAAGATGATTTCCTGGCCGACCGCCTGCGCGAACAGCTGGGCAGGCCGATCTTCCTGGTGCACCGGCTGGACCGCGCCACCAGCGGCTGCCTGCTGCTCGCCTTCGACCGCGAAAGCGCCAGCGTGCTGGGCAAGTCGTTGATGGGCGGCGACGTCATCAAGGACTACCTGGCGATCTGCCGGGGCTGGCCGGCGGAAGAAGCCTTCACCGTCGACCACGACCTGGACGGCGGTCCCGGCAAGCCGGTGAAGAAACAGGCCATCACCCATTTCCAGCGGGTGGCGGTGGGTGAGATTCCGGTACCCATGGGCGAATTCGAAACCTCGCGCTATGCGCTGCTGCGCTGCCAGCCGCAGACCGGGCGCTTCCGCCAGATCCGCCGGCACCTGAAGCACCTGTCGCATCACCTGATCGGCGACACCAGCCATGGCGACGGCCGCCACAACCGCAGCTTCCGCATGCAGGGCATCCACCGCATGCTGCTGCACGCCGAACGCCTGCGCTTTCCGCACCTGGACGGCACGCCGATGGACGTCAGCGCGCCGGTGGATGGGGAATTCCGCAAGGCGATGGATTTATTTGGCTGGTGA
- a CDS encoding DUF2059 domain-containing protein, whose product MISTRSIARRGFAWLGLTLALALAAVAPALAAPPSDADINRLLAASRAQNMLDSMVPRMEEMQRQQFLQIAQQRKLDEAQKVQLQRIEQRSKETIRQALSWQQLRPMYVDLYKKTFSKEDVLAMAEFYESSAGQSLLDKTPALMQNAMVAIQDRMQPLFVDLQKDLEAIVNEAPAQAAPASPAK is encoded by the coding sequence ATGATTTCGACCCGTTCAATCGCCCGACGTGGGTTCGCCTGGCTGGGCCTGACCCTTGCACTGGCCCTGGCCGCCGTGGCCCCTGCCCTGGCCGCGCCGCCGTCGGACGCGGACATCAACCGGCTGCTGGCGGCCTCGCGGGCACAGAACATGCTCGACTCGATGGTGCCGCGGATGGAGGAGATGCAGCGCCAGCAGTTCCTGCAGATCGCGCAGCAGCGCAAGCTGGACGAGGCGCAGAAGGTGCAGTTGCAGCGCATCGAGCAGCGCAGCAAGGAAACGATTCGCCAGGCGCTGTCGTGGCAGCAGCTGCGGCCGATGTACGTGGACCTGTACAAGAAGACCTTCAGCAAGGAAGACGTGCTGGCGATGGCCGAGTTCTACGAGAGCTCGGCCGGGCAGAGCCTGCTGGACAAGACCCCAGCGCTGATGCAGAACGCGATGGTGGCGATCCAGGACCGCATGCAGCCGCTGTTCGTGGACCTGCAGAAGGACCTGGAGGCGATCGTGAATGAAGCGCCGGCGCAGGCGGCGCCTGCATCACCAGCCAAATAA
- the arfB gene encoding alternative ribosome rescue aminoacyl-tRNA hydrolase ArfB, translated as MGNGPVTINEQLAIPDTELVERFVRASGAGGQNVNKVSTAVELRFDVAGSPSLPEPLRARLLARRDRRMTGEGVLVIDAQRFRTQDRNREDARERLAAFIQASLSVPKARVATKPTYGAKMRRLDEKKGRAQIKRGRTTRNWE; from the coding sequence ATGGGAAATGGGCCTGTCACCATCAACGAGCAGCTGGCGATTCCGGACACGGAACTCGTCGAGCGGTTCGTGCGCGCCAGTGGCGCCGGCGGGCAGAACGTGAACAAGGTCTCCACCGCCGTCGAGCTGCGCTTCGACGTGGCCGGCTCGCCCTCCCTGCCCGAACCGTTGCGTGCGCGCCTGCTGGCGCGGCGCGACCGGCGCATGACCGGCGAAGGCGTGCTGGTCATCGACGCACAGCGTTTCCGTACCCAGGACCGTAACCGCGAGGACGCGCGCGAACGCCTGGCCGCCTTCATCCAGGCCAGCCTCAGCGTGCCGAAGGCGCGCGTGGCGACCAAGCCCACCTATGGCGCCAAGATGCGCCGGCTGGATGAAAAGAAGGGTCGCGCGCAGATCAAGCGCGGCCGCACCACACGCAATTGGGAGTGA
- a CDS encoding lysophospholipid acyltransferase family protein: protein MPQVKPNRFLRWLARCTLRLGGWKVTGTFPNVPKLVFIVAPHSSNWDGFWGMAAKIALGMQVKVLGKASLFWWPLSPLLHTLGVIPLDRSSPQGTVEQAVSLLRNSDKLWYAITPEGTRKAVTHWKAGFLKIARMADVPVLACYFHYPEKTIGIGPLFYSTGDDVADMAAIREYYRPWQGKNRGTV from the coding sequence ATGCCGCAGGTCAAACCGAACCGCTTCCTGCGTTGGCTGGCACGCTGCACGCTGCGCCTGGGCGGCTGGAAGGTCACCGGTACCTTCCCCAACGTGCCCAAGCTGGTCTTCATCGTCGCCCCGCATTCGTCCAACTGGGACGGCTTCTGGGGCATGGCGGCCAAGATCGCGCTGGGCATGCAGGTGAAGGTGCTGGGCAAGGCCTCGCTGTTCTGGTGGCCGCTCTCGCCGCTGCTGCACACTCTGGGCGTGATCCCGCTGGACCGCAGCTCGCCGCAGGGCACGGTGGAACAGGCGGTCAGCCTGCTGCGCAATTCGGACAAGCTCTGGTACGCGATCACCCCGGAAGGCACCCGCAAGGCGGTGACCCACTGGAAGGCCGGGTTCCTGAAGATCGCCCGCATGGCCGACGTGCCGGTGCTGGCCTGCTACTTCCACTACCCGGAAAAGACCATCGGCATCGGCCCGCTGTTCTACTCCACCGGCGACGACGTGGCCGACATGGCCGCCATCCGCGAGTACTACCGGCCCTGGCAGGGCAAGAACCGCGGCACCGTGTGA
- the dcp gene encoding peptidyl-dipeptidase Dcp, with protein MSRTVILAAAISLALAACSGKESTPVSDTQTPAAQQPADASTNPLLSASTLPFQAPPFDRIKDSDYLPAFNEGMKQHLAEVRKIAGNSEPATFDNTIEALERSGETLTRVSRVFFGIVQADTNDARQKIQEEVAPKLAEHQDEISLDPKLFARIKSIYDQRDSLGLDPVQKRLVERDYQEFVRAGAQLNDADKASLRKLNVEETTLATKFHTRLVAATAAAAVVVDDKAGLAGLSEEEINTAAADAKARNLEGKFLLPLQNTTQQPVLASLTDRDQRAAVLKASETRAERGDANDTRETVQRLAQLRAQKAKLLGFENYAAYSLADQMAKTPAAATKLLTDTVPAATNKARGETAEMQKVIDAQKGGFQLAASDWDFYAEQVRKAQYDLDESQIKPYFELDNVLQNGVFYAATQLYGITFKPRTDIPTYHPDMKVYEVFDKDGTSLALFYTDYFKRDSKSGGAWMDVFVEQNGLTGDKPVVYNVCNFTKPAAGQPALLSFDDVTTMFHEFGHALHGMFSNVKYPSIAGTSTSRDFVEFPSQFNEHWALDPKVFANYAKNYKTGEPMPQALVDKILKARTFNQGYATTEYLSAALLDLAWHTQPADAKLQDVAPFEAAALKKFKVDLPQVPPRYRTTYFDHIWGGGYSAGYYAYFWAEVLDHDSFEWFKEHGGLTAENGQVFRDKILSRGNSVELADLYREFRGKDPSVEPLLVNRGLK; from the coding sequence ATGTCGCGTACCGTTATCTTGGCCGCCGCCATCAGCCTTGCGCTGGCGGCCTGTTCCGGCAAGGAGTCCACCCCCGTGTCCGACACCCAGACCCCCGCCGCGCAGCAGCCGGCCGATGCGTCCACCAACCCCCTGTTGAGCGCCAGCACGCTGCCGTTCCAGGCCCCGCCGTTCGACCGCATCAAGGACAGCGACTACCTGCCGGCCTTCAATGAAGGCATGAAGCAGCACCTGGCCGAAGTGCGCAAGATCGCCGGCAACAGCGAGCCGGCCACCTTCGACAACACCATCGAAGCGCTCGAGCGCAGCGGCGAAACCCTCACCCGCGTCTCGCGCGTGTTCTTCGGCATCGTCCAGGCCGACACCAACGACGCGCGCCAGAAGATCCAGGAAGAGGTCGCGCCGAAGCTGGCCGAGCACCAGGACGAAATCAGCCTGGACCCGAAGCTGTTCGCGCGCATCAAGAGCATCTACGACCAGCGTGATTCGCTGGGCCTGGACCCGGTGCAGAAGCGCCTGGTCGAGCGCGATTACCAGGAATTCGTCCGTGCCGGCGCGCAGCTCAATGACGCCGACAAGGCCAGCCTGCGCAAGCTCAACGTGGAAGAAACCACGCTGGCCACCAAGTTCCACACCCGCCTGGTCGCTGCAACCGCCGCCGCTGCCGTGGTGGTGGACGACAAGGCCGGGCTGGCCGGCCTGAGCGAAGAAGAGATCAACACCGCCGCGGCGGATGCCAAGGCGCGCAACCTGGAAGGCAAGTTCCTGCTGCCGCTGCAGAACACCACCCAGCAGCCGGTGCTCGCTTCGCTGACCGACCGCGACCAGCGCGCTGCCGTGCTCAAGGCCTCGGAAACCCGCGCCGAGCGTGGCGATGCCAACGACACCCGCGAAACCGTACAGCGCCTGGCCCAGCTGCGTGCGCAGAAGGCCAAGCTGCTTGGGTTCGAGAACTACGCCGCGTACAGCCTGGCCGACCAGATGGCCAAGACCCCGGCGGCGGCGACCAAGCTGCTGACCGATACGGTGCCGGCCGCCACCAACAAGGCGCGCGGTGAAACCGCCGAGATGCAGAAGGTGATCGACGCGCAGAAGGGTGGCTTCCAGCTGGCCGCGTCGGACTGGGACTTCTACGCCGAACAGGTGCGCAAGGCGCAGTACGACCTGGACGAGTCGCAGATCAAGCCGTACTTCGAGCTCGACAACGTGCTGCAGAACGGCGTCTTCTATGCCGCCACCCAGCTGTACGGCATCACCTTCAAGCCGCGTACCGACATTCCGACCTACCACCCGGACATGAAGGTGTATGAAGTGTTCGACAAGGACGGCACCTCGCTGGCGCTGTTCTACACCGACTACTTCAAGCGCGACAGCAAGTCCGGCGGCGCCTGGATGGACGTGTTCGTCGAACAGAACGGCCTGACCGGCGACAAGCCGGTGGTCTACAACGTCTGCAACTTCACCAAGCCGGCCGCGGGCCAGCCGGCGCTGCTGAGCTTCGACGACGTCACCACCATGTTCCACGAGTTCGGCCATGCGCTGCACGGCATGTTCTCGAACGTGAAGTACCCGTCCATCGCCGGCACCAGCACCTCGCGCGATTTCGTCGAGTTCCCGTCGCAGTTCAACGAGCACTGGGCGCTGGACCCGAAGGTGTTCGCCAACTACGCCAAGAACTACAAGACCGGCGAGCCGATGCCGCAGGCGCTGGTGGACAAGATCCTGAAGGCCCGTACCTTCAACCAGGGCTACGCGACCACCGAGTACCTGTCCGCCGCACTGCTCGACCTGGCCTGGCACACCCAGCCGGCCGACGCCAAGCTGCAGGACGTGGCGCCGTTTGAAGCCGCTGCGCTGAAGAAGTTCAAGGTCGACCTGCCGCAGGTGCCGCCGCGTTACCGCACCACCTACTTCGACCACATCTGGGGCGGCGGCTACTCGGCCGGTTACTACGCCTATTTCTGGGCCGAAGTGCTGGACCACGACTCGTTCGAGTGGTTCAAGGAACACGGCGGTCTGACCGCTGAAAACGGCCAGGTATTCCGCGACAAGATCCTCTCGCGCGGCAACAGCGTGGAGCTGGCCGACCTGTACCGCGAGTTCCGCGGCAAGGACCCGTCGGTGGAACCGCTGCTGGTGAACCGCGGTTTGAAGTGA
- a CDS encoding 3-dehydroquinate dehydratase, whose product MSIFIIRGPEAAGQLMRTAQPLPAPVLKALVHRAIDAGTTVAIRACGSEQELLDALRVADHSRGEVTLLDPGACVGSLRLQKLLPHLHNVYVEVHDDDSATPEACLPEHVGQRIGVAHGYCAQSYMHALEIALDHLGCSEVGCRVGT is encoded by the coding sequence ATGTCGATCTTCATCATTCGCGGCCCGGAAGCGGCTGGCCAGTTGATGCGTACCGCGCAGCCGTTGCCGGCGCCGGTGCTGAAGGCGCTGGTGCATCGGGCGATCGATGCGGGTACCACGGTGGCGATTCGTGCGTGTGGTTCCGAGCAGGAACTGCTGGATGCGCTGAGAGTGGCCGACCACAGCCGTGGCGAGGTGACGCTGCTGGATCCGGGTGCGTGCGTGGGCAGCCTGCGGTTACAGAAGCTGCTGCCGCACCTGCACAACGTGTATGTGGAGGTGCACGACGATGACAGTGCAACGCCAGAAGCGTGCCTGCCGGAGCATGTGGGCCAGCGGATTGGCGTCGCGCATGGGTATTGCGCGCAGAGTTACATGCACGCGTTGGAGATCGCCTTGGATCACCTGGGTTGCAGTGAAGTGGGGTGTCGCGTGGGGACGTGA